From Pseudomonas fluorescens, one genomic window encodes:
- a CDS encoding MAPEG family protein, which yields MTVALWCILIAIFLPYVCIYIAKLGGRFRLADNHDPRDFLENLDGFARRAYAAQLNSFEVTPAFAAAVIVAHLAGNAELVTINVLAVLFITSRLLYIICYLADWAILRSLVWFVGMALIASFFFVSM from the coding sequence ATGACGGTTGCCCTGTGGTGCATTTTGATCGCGATCTTCTTGCCATACGTGTGCATCTATATCGCCAAGCTGGGCGGGCGCTTCCGCCTGGCCGATAACCATGACCCACGGGATTTCCTCGAAAACCTCGACGGTTTTGCCCGGCGCGCCTATGCGGCCCAGCTCAACAGTTTTGAAGTCACCCCGGCCTTTGCCGCAGCGGTCATCGTCGCCCATCTGGCCGGCAACGCCGAACTGGTGACGATCAACGTGCTGGCGGTGTTGTTCATCACCAGTCGCCTGCTGTACATCATCTGCTACCTGGCGGACTGGGCGATCCTGCGGTCGCTGGTGTGGTTTGTCGGCATGGCGCTGATCGCCAGCTTCTTCTTCGTGTCGATGTAA